The following proteins come from a genomic window of Acinonyx jubatus isolate Ajub_Pintada_27869175 chromosome C1, VMU_Ajub_asm_v1.0, whole genome shotgun sequence:
- the RFX5 gene encoding DNA-binding protein RFX5 isoform X6 produces MYAYRWIRNHLEEHTDTCLPKQSVYDAYRKYCESLACCRPLSTANFGKIIREIFPDIKARRLGGRGQSNCSLTCLRYCYSGIRRKTLVSMPPLPGLDLKGSESPEMGPEVTPAPRDELVEAACALTCDWAERILKRSFSSIVEVARFLLQQHLISARSAPAHVLKAVGLADDDEHAPRERSSKSKNGVESLEGGAHKKPERPAQPPKEPEPRAGAGPPARGERKKSVVESPAPAASNPQVNALVARLPLLLPRAPRSLIPPLQVSPPILAPKLSSGPLKVALPSRAGGPQAAVPIINMILPAVPALPGPGPGPGPGPGPGPGPGQALPGVLAQPRGTENREVGIGGDPGPHDKGVKRSAEVPVSEAIGQDPPAKAAKQDIEDTGSDAKRKRGRPRKKSGGSRERNSTPDKSAAAVDSAQPCRLPRETWASAGESNSARGSGRPGPVGGAEKGMVLARDQEDGVSRGGKGPSSRHAKEAEDKIPLVTSKVSVIKGSRSQKEALPKGEVDTAAQGNKDLKGHVLQNSLSHEGKDPQATPP; encoded by the exons ATGTATGCCTATCGATGGATCCGCAACCATCTAGAAGAGCATACTGACACCTGTTTGCCAAAGCAAAGTGTTTATGATGCCTATCG GAAGTACTGTGAGAGTCTTGCCTGTTGCCGCCCACTCAGCACCGCCAACTTTGGCAAAATCATCAGAGAGATCTTCCCTGACATCAAGGCCCGAAGGCTTGGTGGCCGAGGCCAGTCCAA CTGCTCTTTAACTTGTCTCAGATATTGCTACAGTGGCATACGAAGGAAGACCTTGGTGTCTATGCCACCCTTACCTGGACTTGACCTGAAGGGCTCTGAGAGT CCAGAAATGGGCCCAGAAGTAACCCCAGCACCCCGGGACGAACTGGTTGAGGCAGCCTGCGCTCTGACCTGTGACTGGGCAGAACGAATCCTGAAACGATCCTTCAGTTCCATCGTTGAAGTCGCCCGCTTCCTCCTGCAGCAGCACCTCATCTCTGCCCGGTCTGCCCCTGCCCACGTACTCAAGGCAGTGGGGCTCGCTG ACGACGATGAACATGCCCCTCGGGAGCGGTCCTCTAAATCCAAGAATGGTGTCGAGAGCCTAGAGGGTGGAGCCCATAAGAAACCAGAGAGACCAGCCCAG CCACCTAAGGAGCCGGAACCCCGTGCTGGGGCTGGCCCTCCTGCACGTGGAGAGCGGAAGAAGAGTGTAGTGGAGAGCCCAGCCCCAGCAGCCAGTAACCCACAGGTTAATGCCCTGGTGGCCCGGctgcctctgctccttccccgggCCCCTCGCTCACTTATTCCACCACTCCAAGTCTCTCCCCCCATCTTGGCCCCCAAGCTTTCTTCAGGCCCTCTGAAAGTGGCTCTGCCCAGTAGGGCTGGGGGACCCCAGGCAGCTGTGCCCATTATTAACATGATCTTACCAGCTGTTCCTGCTTTGCCTGGAcccgggcctgggcctgggcctgggcctgggcctgggcctgggcctgggcaaGCCCTACCTGGGGTGCTCGCTCAGCCACGAGGCACAGAGAACAGGGAGGTAGGCATAGGTGGTGACCCAGGACCCCATGACAAAGGTGTCAAGAGATCAGCAGAAGTACCTGTGAGTGAGGCCATTGGGCAGGATCCACCAGCTAAAGCAGCAAAGCAGGATATAGAGGATACAGGAAGTGATGCCAAAAGAAAACGGGGGCGCCCTCGAAAAAAATCAGGTGGAAGTAGGGAAAGGAACTCTACCCCTGACAAGTCAGCAGCTGCCGTGGACTCTGCCCAGCCCTGCCGGTTACCACGGGAGACATGGGCCTCTGCAGGGGAGAGCAACTCTGCCAGAGGGTCAGGGAGACCAGGGCcagtgggaggggctgagaagggGATGGTGCTTGCCCGGGATCAGGAAGATGGTgtttccagaggaggaaagggcCCCAGTTCCCGGCATGCCAAAGAAGCAGAAGATAAAATTCCTCTGGTCACCTCAAAAGTGAGTGTCATCAAGGGCAGTAGAAGCCAAAAGGAGGCTCTTCCAAAGGGAGAGGTAGACACCGCAGCACAGGGTAATAAAGACTTAAAAGGGCACGTGCTTCAGAATTCCTTATCCCATGAAGGGAAAGACCCCCAAGCAACACCCCCTTGA
- the RFX5 gene encoding DNA-binding protein RFX5 isoform X4, which produces MREQAARVSRQIGTAPATQKKENKATHEPAGPGPWGWAGVKVATSPHAGMAEDEPDAKSPKTGGRPPSGSAEAGEPTTLLQRLRGTISKAVQNKVEGILQDVQKFSDNDKLYLYLQLPSGPSTGDKSSEPSTLSNEEYMYAYRWIRNHLEEHTDTCLPKQSVYDAYRKYCESLACCRPLSTANFGKIIREIFPDIKARRLGGRGQSNCSLTCLRYCYSGIRRKTLVSMPPLPGLDLKGSESPEMGPEVTPAPRDELVEAACALTCDWAERILKRSFSSIVEVARFLLQQHLISARSAPAHVLKAVGLADDDEHAPRERSSKSKNGVESLEGGAHKKPERPAQPPKEPEPRAGAGPPARGERKKSVVESPAPAASNPQVNALVARLPLLLPRAPRSLIPPLQVSPPILAPKLSSGPLKVALPSRAGGPQAAVPIINMILPAVPALPGQALPGVLAQPRGTENREVGIGGDPGPHDKGVKRSAEVPVSEAIGQDPPAKAAKQDIEDTGSDAKRKRGRPRKKSGGSRERNSTPDKSAAAVDSAQPCRLPRETWASAGESNSARGSGRPGPVGGAEKGMVLARDQEDGVSRGGKGPSSRHAKEAEDKIPLVTSKVSVIKGSRSQKEALPKGEVDTAAQGNKDLKGHVLQNSLSHEGKDPQATPP; this is translated from the exons ATGAGAGAACAGGCCGCGCGAGTCTCTAGGCAGATCGGGACTGCTCCAGCcactcagaaaaaagaaaataaagcaacgCACGAGCCCGCTGGGCCAGGACCGTGGGGCTGGGCTGGAGTGAAGGTGGCTACGAG CCCTCATGCCGGGATGGCAGAAGATGAACCCGACGCTAAGAGCCCCAAGACTGGGGGACGGCCCCCCTCAGGTAGTGCTGAGGCGGGAGAACCCACCACCCTTCTTCAGAGGCTCCGAGGTACCATTTC CAAGGCCGTGCAGAACAAAGTCGAGGGGATCCTG CAAGATGTACAGAAATTCTCAGACAACGACAAGCTGTATCTCTACCTTCAGCTCCCCTCAGGACCCAGTACTGGAGACAAAAG CTCAGAGCCAAGTACACTTAGCAATGAGGAGTACATGTATGCCTATCGATGGATCCGCAACCATCTAGAAGAGCATACTGACACCTGTTTGCCAAAGCAAAGTGTTTATGATGCCTATCG GAAGTACTGTGAGAGTCTTGCCTGTTGCCGCCCACTCAGCACCGCCAACTTTGGCAAAATCATCAGAGAGATCTTCCCTGACATCAAGGCCCGAAGGCTTGGTGGCCGAGGCCAGTCCAA CTGCTCTTTAACTTGTCTCAGATATTGCTACAGTGGCATACGAAGGAAGACCTTGGTGTCTATGCCACCCTTACCTGGACTTGACCTGAAGGGCTCTGAGAGT CCAGAAATGGGCCCAGAAGTAACCCCAGCACCCCGGGACGAACTGGTTGAGGCAGCCTGCGCTCTGACCTGTGACTGGGCAGAACGAATCCTGAAACGATCCTTCAGTTCCATCGTTGAAGTCGCCCGCTTCCTCCTGCAGCAGCACCTCATCTCTGCCCGGTCTGCCCCTGCCCACGTACTCAAGGCAGTGGGGCTCGCTG ACGACGATGAACATGCCCCTCGGGAGCGGTCCTCTAAATCCAAGAATGGTGTCGAGAGCCTAGAGGGTGGAGCCCATAAGAAACCAGAGAGACCAGCCCAG CCACCTAAGGAGCCGGAACCCCGTGCTGGGGCTGGCCCTCCTGCACGTGGAGAGCGGAAGAAGAGTGTAGTGGAGAGCCCAGCCCCAGCAGCCAGTAACCCACAGGTTAATGCCCTGGTGGCCCGGctgcctctgctccttccccgggCCCCTCGCTCACTTATTCCACCACTCCAAGTCTCTCCCCCCATCTTGGCCCCCAAGCTTTCTTCAGGCCCTCTGAAAGTGGCTCTGCCCAGTAGGGCTGGGGGACCCCAGGCAGCTGTGCCCATTATTAACATGATCTTACCAGCTGTTCCTGCTTTGC ctgggcaaGCCCTACCTGGGGTGCTCGCTCAGCCACGAGGCACAGAGAACAGGGAGGTAGGCATAGGTGGTGACCCAGGACCCCATGACAAAGGTGTCAAGAGATCAGCAGAAGTACCTGTGAGTGAGGCCATTGGGCAGGATCCACCAGCTAAAGCAGCAAAGCAGGATATAGAGGATACAGGAAGTGATGCCAAAAGAAAACGGGGGCGCCCTCGAAAAAAATCAGGTGGAAGTAGGGAAAGGAACTCTACCCCTGACAAGTCAGCAGCTGCCGTGGACTCTGCCCAGCCCTGCCGGTTACCACGGGAGACATGGGCCTCTGCAGGGGAGAGCAACTCTGCCAGAGGGTCAGGGAGACCAGGGCcagtgggaggggctgagaagggGATGGTGCTTGCCCGGGATCAGGAAGATGGTgtttccagaggaggaaagggcCCCAGTTCCCGGCATGCCAAAGAAGCAGAAGATAAAATTCCTCTGGTCACCTCAAAAGTGAGTGTCATCAAGGGCAGTAGAAGCCAAAAGGAGGCTCTTCCAAAGGGAGAGGTAGACACCGCAGCACAGGGTAATAAAGACTTAAAAGGGCACGTGCTTCAGAATTCCTTATCCCATGAAGGGAAAGACCCCCAAGCAACACCCCCTTGA
- the RFX5 gene encoding DNA-binding protein RFX5 isoform X3 — MREQAARVSRQIGTAPATQKKENKATHEPAGPGPWGWAGVKVATSPHAGMAEDEPDAKSPKTGGRPPSGSAEAGEPTTLLQRLRGTISKAVQNKVEGILQDVQKFSDNDKLYLYLQLPSGPSTGDKSSEPSTLSNEEYMYAYRWIRNHLEEHTDTCLPKQSVYDAYRKYCESLACCRPLSTANFGKIIREIFPDIKARRLGGRGQSNCSLTCLRYCYSGIRRKTLVSMPPLPGLDLKGSESPEMGPEVTPAPRDELVEAACALTCDWAERILKRSFSSIVEVARFLLQQHLISARSAPAHVLKAVGLADDDEHAPRERSSKSKNGVESLEGGAHKKPERPAQPPKEPEPRAGAGPPARGERKKSVVESPAPAASNPQVNALVARLPLLLPRAPRSLIPPLQVSPPILAPKLSSGPLKVALPSRAGGPQAAVPIINMILPAVPALPGPGQALPGVLAQPRGTENREVGIGGDPGPHDKGVKRSAEVPVSEAIGQDPPAKAAKQDIEDTGSDAKRKRGRPRKKSGGSRERNSTPDKSAAAVDSAQPCRLPRETWASAGESNSARGSGRPGPVGGAEKGMVLARDQEDGVSRGGKGPSSRHAKEAEDKIPLVTSKVSVIKGSRSQKEALPKGEVDTAAQGNKDLKGHVLQNSLSHEGKDPQATPP; from the exons ATGAGAGAACAGGCCGCGCGAGTCTCTAGGCAGATCGGGACTGCTCCAGCcactcagaaaaaagaaaataaagcaacgCACGAGCCCGCTGGGCCAGGACCGTGGGGCTGGGCTGGAGTGAAGGTGGCTACGAG CCCTCATGCCGGGATGGCAGAAGATGAACCCGACGCTAAGAGCCCCAAGACTGGGGGACGGCCCCCCTCAGGTAGTGCTGAGGCGGGAGAACCCACCACCCTTCTTCAGAGGCTCCGAGGTACCATTTC CAAGGCCGTGCAGAACAAAGTCGAGGGGATCCTG CAAGATGTACAGAAATTCTCAGACAACGACAAGCTGTATCTCTACCTTCAGCTCCCCTCAGGACCCAGTACTGGAGACAAAAG CTCAGAGCCAAGTACACTTAGCAATGAGGAGTACATGTATGCCTATCGATGGATCCGCAACCATCTAGAAGAGCATACTGACACCTGTTTGCCAAAGCAAAGTGTTTATGATGCCTATCG GAAGTACTGTGAGAGTCTTGCCTGTTGCCGCCCACTCAGCACCGCCAACTTTGGCAAAATCATCAGAGAGATCTTCCCTGACATCAAGGCCCGAAGGCTTGGTGGCCGAGGCCAGTCCAA CTGCTCTTTAACTTGTCTCAGATATTGCTACAGTGGCATACGAAGGAAGACCTTGGTGTCTATGCCACCCTTACCTGGACTTGACCTGAAGGGCTCTGAGAGT CCAGAAATGGGCCCAGAAGTAACCCCAGCACCCCGGGACGAACTGGTTGAGGCAGCCTGCGCTCTGACCTGTGACTGGGCAGAACGAATCCTGAAACGATCCTTCAGTTCCATCGTTGAAGTCGCCCGCTTCCTCCTGCAGCAGCACCTCATCTCTGCCCGGTCTGCCCCTGCCCACGTACTCAAGGCAGTGGGGCTCGCTG ACGACGATGAACATGCCCCTCGGGAGCGGTCCTCTAAATCCAAGAATGGTGTCGAGAGCCTAGAGGGTGGAGCCCATAAGAAACCAGAGAGACCAGCCCAG CCACCTAAGGAGCCGGAACCCCGTGCTGGGGCTGGCCCTCCTGCACGTGGAGAGCGGAAGAAGAGTGTAGTGGAGAGCCCAGCCCCAGCAGCCAGTAACCCACAGGTTAATGCCCTGGTGGCCCGGctgcctctgctccttccccgggCCCCTCGCTCACTTATTCCACCACTCCAAGTCTCTCCCCCCATCTTGGCCCCCAAGCTTTCTTCAGGCCCTCTGAAAGTGGCTCTGCCCAGTAGGGCTGGGGGACCCCAGGCAGCTGTGCCCATTATTAACATGATCTTACCAGCTGTTCCTGCTTTGC ctgggcctgggcaaGCCCTACCTGGGGTGCTCGCTCAGCCACGAGGCACAGAGAACAGGGAGGTAGGCATAGGTGGTGACCCAGGACCCCATGACAAAGGTGTCAAGAGATCAGCAGAAGTACCTGTGAGTGAGGCCATTGGGCAGGATCCACCAGCTAAAGCAGCAAAGCAGGATATAGAGGATACAGGAAGTGATGCCAAAAGAAAACGGGGGCGCCCTCGAAAAAAATCAGGTGGAAGTAGGGAAAGGAACTCTACCCCTGACAAGTCAGCAGCTGCCGTGGACTCTGCCCAGCCCTGCCGGTTACCACGGGAGACATGGGCCTCTGCAGGGGAGAGCAACTCTGCCAGAGGGTCAGGGAGACCAGGGCcagtgggaggggctgagaagggGATGGTGCTTGCCCGGGATCAGGAAGATGGTgtttccagaggaggaaagggcCCCAGTTCCCGGCATGCCAAAGAAGCAGAAGATAAAATTCCTCTGGTCACCTCAAAAGTGAGTGTCATCAAGGGCAGTAGAAGCCAAAAGGAGGCTCTTCCAAAGGGAGAGGTAGACACCGCAGCACAGGGTAATAAAGACTTAAAAGGGCACGTGCTTCAGAATTCCTTATCCCATGAAGGGAAAGACCCCCAAGCAACACCCCCTTGA
- the RFX5 gene encoding DNA-binding protein RFX5 isoform X1: protein MREQAARVSRQIGTAPATQKKENKATHEPAGPGPWGWAGVKVATSPHAGMAEDEPDAKSPKTGGRPPSGSAEAGEPTTLLQRLRGTISKAVQNKVEGILQDVQKFSDNDKLYLYLQLPSGPSTGDKSSEPSTLSNEEYMYAYRWIRNHLEEHTDTCLPKQSVYDAYRKYCESLACCRPLSTANFGKIIREIFPDIKARRLGGRGQSNCSLTCLRYCYSGIRRKTLVSMPPLPGLDLKGSESPEMGPEVTPAPRDELVEAACALTCDWAERILKRSFSSIVEVARFLLQQHLISARSAPAHVLKAVGLADDDEHAPRERSSKSKNGVESLEGGAHKKPERPAQPPKEPEPRAGAGPPARGERKKSVVESPAPAASNPQVNALVARLPLLLPRAPRSLIPPLQVSPPILAPKLSSGPLKVALPSRAGGPQAAVPIINMILPAVPALPGPGPGPGPGPGPGPGPGQALPGVLAQPRGTENREVGIGGDPGPHDKGVKRSAEVPVSEAIGQDPPAKAAKQDIEDTGSDAKRKRGRPRKKSGGSRERNSTPDKSAAAVDSAQPCRLPRETWASAGESNSARGSGRPGPVGGAEKGMVLARDQEDGVSRGGKGPSSRHAKEAEDKIPLVTSKVSVIKGSRSQKEALPKGEVDTAAQGNKDLKGHVLQNSLSHEGKDPQATPP from the exons ATGAGAGAACAGGCCGCGCGAGTCTCTAGGCAGATCGGGACTGCTCCAGCcactcagaaaaaagaaaataaagcaacgCACGAGCCCGCTGGGCCAGGACCGTGGGGCTGGGCTGGAGTGAAGGTGGCTACGAG CCCTCATGCCGGGATGGCAGAAGATGAACCCGACGCTAAGAGCCCCAAGACTGGGGGACGGCCCCCCTCAGGTAGTGCTGAGGCGGGAGAACCCACCACCCTTCTTCAGAGGCTCCGAGGTACCATTTC CAAGGCCGTGCAGAACAAAGTCGAGGGGATCCTG CAAGATGTACAGAAATTCTCAGACAACGACAAGCTGTATCTCTACCTTCAGCTCCCCTCAGGACCCAGTACTGGAGACAAAAG CTCAGAGCCAAGTACACTTAGCAATGAGGAGTACATGTATGCCTATCGATGGATCCGCAACCATCTAGAAGAGCATACTGACACCTGTTTGCCAAAGCAAAGTGTTTATGATGCCTATCG GAAGTACTGTGAGAGTCTTGCCTGTTGCCGCCCACTCAGCACCGCCAACTTTGGCAAAATCATCAGAGAGATCTTCCCTGACATCAAGGCCCGAAGGCTTGGTGGCCGAGGCCAGTCCAA CTGCTCTTTAACTTGTCTCAGATATTGCTACAGTGGCATACGAAGGAAGACCTTGGTGTCTATGCCACCCTTACCTGGACTTGACCTGAAGGGCTCTGAGAGT CCAGAAATGGGCCCAGAAGTAACCCCAGCACCCCGGGACGAACTGGTTGAGGCAGCCTGCGCTCTGACCTGTGACTGGGCAGAACGAATCCTGAAACGATCCTTCAGTTCCATCGTTGAAGTCGCCCGCTTCCTCCTGCAGCAGCACCTCATCTCTGCCCGGTCTGCCCCTGCCCACGTACTCAAGGCAGTGGGGCTCGCTG ACGACGATGAACATGCCCCTCGGGAGCGGTCCTCTAAATCCAAGAATGGTGTCGAGAGCCTAGAGGGTGGAGCCCATAAGAAACCAGAGAGACCAGCCCAG CCACCTAAGGAGCCGGAACCCCGTGCTGGGGCTGGCCCTCCTGCACGTGGAGAGCGGAAGAAGAGTGTAGTGGAGAGCCCAGCCCCAGCAGCCAGTAACCCACAGGTTAATGCCCTGGTGGCCCGGctgcctctgctccttccccgggCCCCTCGCTCACTTATTCCACCACTCCAAGTCTCTCCCCCCATCTTGGCCCCCAAGCTTTCTTCAGGCCCTCTGAAAGTGGCTCTGCCCAGTAGGGCTGGGGGACCCCAGGCAGCTGTGCCCATTATTAACATGATCTTACCAGCTGTTCCTGCTTTGCCTGGAcccgggcctgggcctgggcctgggcctgggcctgggcctgggcctgggcaaGCCCTACCTGGGGTGCTCGCTCAGCCACGAGGCACAGAGAACAGGGAGGTAGGCATAGGTGGTGACCCAGGACCCCATGACAAAGGTGTCAAGAGATCAGCAGAAGTACCTGTGAGTGAGGCCATTGGGCAGGATCCACCAGCTAAAGCAGCAAAGCAGGATATAGAGGATACAGGAAGTGATGCCAAAAGAAAACGGGGGCGCCCTCGAAAAAAATCAGGTGGAAGTAGGGAAAGGAACTCTACCCCTGACAAGTCAGCAGCTGCCGTGGACTCTGCCCAGCCCTGCCGGTTACCACGGGAGACATGGGCCTCTGCAGGGGAGAGCAACTCTGCCAGAGGGTCAGGGAGACCAGGGCcagtgggaggggctgagaagggGATGGTGCTTGCCCGGGATCAGGAAGATGGTgtttccagaggaggaaagggcCCCAGTTCCCGGCATGCCAAAGAAGCAGAAGATAAAATTCCTCTGGTCACCTCAAAAGTGAGTGTCATCAAGGGCAGTAGAAGCCAAAAGGAGGCTCTTCCAAAGGGAGAGGTAGACACCGCAGCACAGGGTAATAAAGACTTAAAAGGGCACGTGCTTCAGAATTCCTTATCCCATGAAGGGAAAGACCCCCAAGCAACACCCCCTTGA
- the RFX5 gene encoding DNA-binding protein RFX5 isoform X5 has product MAEDEPDAKSPKTGGRPPSGSAEAGEPTTLLQRLRGTISKAVQNKVEGILQDVQKFSDNDKLYLYLQLPSGPSTGDKSSEPSTLSNEEYMYAYRWIRNHLEEHTDTCLPKQSVYDAYRKYCESLACCRPLSTANFGKIIREIFPDIKARRLGGRGQSNCSLTCLRYCYSGIRRKTLVSMPPLPGLDLKGSESPEMGPEVTPAPRDELVEAACALTCDWAERILKRSFSSIVEVARFLLQQHLISARSAPAHVLKAVGLADDDEHAPRERSSKSKNGVESLEGGAHKKPERPAQPPKEPEPRAGAGPPARGERKKSVVESPAPAASNPQVNALVARLPLLLPRAPRSLIPPLQVSPPILAPKLSSGPLKVALPSRAGGPQAAVPIINMILPAVPALPGPGPGPGPGPGPGPGPGQALPGVLAQPRGTENREVGIGGDPGPHDKGVKRSAEVPVSEAIGQDPPAKAAKQDIEDTGSDAKRKRGRPRKKSGGSRERNSTPDKSAAAVDSAQPCRLPRETWASAGESNSARGSGRPGPVGGAEKGMVLARDQEDGVSRGGKGPSSRHAKEAEDKIPLVTSKVSVIKGSRSQKEALPKGEVDTAAQGNKDLKGHVLQNSLSHEGKDPQATPP; this is encoded by the exons ATGGCAGAAGATGAACCCGACGCTAAGAGCCCCAAGACTGGGGGACGGCCCCCCTCAGGTAGTGCTGAGGCGGGAGAACCCACCACCCTTCTTCAGAGGCTCCGAGGTACCATTTC CAAGGCCGTGCAGAACAAAGTCGAGGGGATCCTG CAAGATGTACAGAAATTCTCAGACAACGACAAGCTGTATCTCTACCTTCAGCTCCCCTCAGGACCCAGTACTGGAGACAAAAG CTCAGAGCCAAGTACACTTAGCAATGAGGAGTACATGTATGCCTATCGATGGATCCGCAACCATCTAGAAGAGCATACTGACACCTGTTTGCCAAAGCAAAGTGTTTATGATGCCTATCG GAAGTACTGTGAGAGTCTTGCCTGTTGCCGCCCACTCAGCACCGCCAACTTTGGCAAAATCATCAGAGAGATCTTCCCTGACATCAAGGCCCGAAGGCTTGGTGGCCGAGGCCAGTCCAA CTGCTCTTTAACTTGTCTCAGATATTGCTACAGTGGCATACGAAGGAAGACCTTGGTGTCTATGCCACCCTTACCTGGACTTGACCTGAAGGGCTCTGAGAGT CCAGAAATGGGCCCAGAAGTAACCCCAGCACCCCGGGACGAACTGGTTGAGGCAGCCTGCGCTCTGACCTGTGACTGGGCAGAACGAATCCTGAAACGATCCTTCAGTTCCATCGTTGAAGTCGCCCGCTTCCTCCTGCAGCAGCACCTCATCTCTGCCCGGTCTGCCCCTGCCCACGTACTCAAGGCAGTGGGGCTCGCTG ACGACGATGAACATGCCCCTCGGGAGCGGTCCTCTAAATCCAAGAATGGTGTCGAGAGCCTAGAGGGTGGAGCCCATAAGAAACCAGAGAGACCAGCCCAG CCACCTAAGGAGCCGGAACCCCGTGCTGGGGCTGGCCCTCCTGCACGTGGAGAGCGGAAGAAGAGTGTAGTGGAGAGCCCAGCCCCAGCAGCCAGTAACCCACAGGTTAATGCCCTGGTGGCCCGGctgcctctgctccttccccgggCCCCTCGCTCACTTATTCCACCACTCCAAGTCTCTCCCCCCATCTTGGCCCCCAAGCTTTCTTCAGGCCCTCTGAAAGTGGCTCTGCCCAGTAGGGCTGGGGGACCCCAGGCAGCTGTGCCCATTATTAACATGATCTTACCAGCTGTTCCTGCTTTGCCTGGAcccgggcctgggcctgggcctgggcctgggcctgggcctgggcctgggcaaGCCCTACCTGGGGTGCTCGCTCAGCCACGAGGCACAGAGAACAGGGAGGTAGGCATAGGTGGTGACCCAGGACCCCATGACAAAGGTGTCAAGAGATCAGCAGAAGTACCTGTGAGTGAGGCCATTGGGCAGGATCCACCAGCTAAAGCAGCAAAGCAGGATATAGAGGATACAGGAAGTGATGCCAAAAGAAAACGGGGGCGCCCTCGAAAAAAATCAGGTGGAAGTAGGGAAAGGAACTCTACCCCTGACAAGTCAGCAGCTGCCGTGGACTCTGCCCAGCCCTGCCGGTTACCACGGGAGACATGGGCCTCTGCAGGGGAGAGCAACTCTGCCAGAGGGTCAGGGAGACCAGGGCcagtgggaggggctgagaagggGATGGTGCTTGCCCGGGATCAGGAAGATGGTgtttccagaggaggaaagggcCCCAGTTCCCGGCATGCCAAAGAAGCAGAAGATAAAATTCCTCTGGTCACCTCAAAAGTGAGTGTCATCAAGGGCAGTAGAAGCCAAAAGGAGGCTCTTCCAAAGGGAGAGGTAGACACCGCAGCACAGGGTAATAAAGACTTAAAAGGGCACGTGCTTCAGAATTCCTTATCCCATGAAGGGAAAGACCCCCAAGCAACACCCCCTTGA